From a region of the Polynucleobacter corsicus genome:
- a CDS encoding SCO family protein, translating to MKKKLNPEPSDLAPTFISAICIIFLGIFVLLLATDFGQSFTTEGYRRHQIDVHSEPVPNMMLVDSQGVNQNLQDFIVQDGRYVILDFFYTSCKTICISQAAIFNSLQEKIKVHHLEDRVQLISVSFDPMQDDFKAIQQYASRVKANPSVWSLLTVSSPKDLKSLLDSFGIYVIKVPPFGDLDHNASFHLIDPKGNLIKISSLDDVDDLLSIVKIKIKYE from the coding sequence ATGAAGAAGAAATTAAATCCGGAACCTAGTGACCTTGCGCCAACTTTTATAAGTGCAATTTGCATTATATTTCTAGGGATTTTTGTCTTATTGTTGGCTACTGACTTTGGCCAGTCCTTTACAACCGAGGGATATCGTCGCCATCAAATAGATGTACATTCTGAGCCAGTGCCAAACATGATGCTAGTGGACTCACAGGGTGTTAATCAGAATTTACAGGACTTCATTGTTCAAGATGGGCGTTACGTAATCTTAGATTTCTTTTACACCTCCTGTAAAACGATTTGCATTTCCCAGGCAGCCATTTTCAATTCTCTTCAGGAAAAAATAAAAGTACATCATCTAGAGGATAGAGTACAACTCATTTCTGTCAGCTTTGATCCAATGCAAGATGACTTTAAAGCAATCCAACAATATGCCAGTAGAGTAAAGGCAAACCCCAGTGTTTGGAGTTTACTTACTGTAAGTAGCCCTAAAGATCTCAAGTCCTTACTAGATAGTTTTGGCATCTATGTAATAAAAGTACCGCCCTTTGGAGACCTAGACCATAACGCATCTTTTCATCTGATAGATCCCAAAGGTAATCTCATTAAGATCAGTAGTTTGGATGACGTCGATGACTTATTATCAATCGTGAAAATAAAAATAAAATATGAGTGA
- a CDS encoding class II aldolase/adducin family protein: MLETICDILVDAYKRNWITSRDGNVSIRHHDRDHFYITPSGVRKQTLQPDQFKKIQLLGNTWEEITYTDISQNLKPSGEIPLHFGLQKKLGQHRNEVRVVVHLHPTYCIAAMHAGIDLSTVSKSFPELNRYTKVAPNVLDVEPISQQLADQCHANLQLDDDGFIAYDIVGIKGHGVVAIDVSPWQAYEHIERLEHICKIVLASGKI; encoded by the coding sequence ATGCTAGAAACAATTTGTGACATCTTAGTAGACGCCTACAAGCGTAATTGGATTACCAGTAGAGATGGTAATGTCAGCATCAGACATCACGATCGTGATCATTTTTATATCACGCCTAGTGGCGTTCGTAAGCAAACCTTACAACCAGATCAGTTTAAGAAAATTCAGTTACTGGGAAACACTTGGGAGGAAATTACATATACGGATATTAGCCAAAACCTTAAACCCAGTGGCGAGATACCATTGCACTTTGGACTACAGAAAAAATTGGGGCAACATCGCAATGAAGTGAGGGTGGTAGTGCATTTACACCCAACATACTGTATTGCGGCTATGCATGCTGGAATCGATCTAAGTACTGTTAGCAAGTCGTTTCCAGAGCTTAATCGCTACACAAAGGTAGCCCCCAATGTATTAGATGTTGAGCCAATTAGCCAGCAACTCGCAGATCAGTGTCATGCCAATTTACAATTAGACGACGACGGCTTTATTGCTTATGATATTGTTGGCATTAAAGGCCATGGAGTCGTTGCCATCGATGTTTCTCCTTGGCAAGCGTATGAGCACATTGAACGACTTGAGCACATCTGTAAGATAGTATTAGCATCTGGAAAAATATGA
- a CDS encoding ChaN family lipoprotein, whose amino-acid sequence MLFSSRSCWKPFFSGIMVSVSLTPTLGQADWRLQSQTLPTSELLLLGEQHDASEHQELARLSVQSLASKQKLSALLLEMVDDGQNTKGMPIDSTESDVRERLKWGDAGWSWNSYGPIVMQAVRLGVPVIGSNLPNSKMSEVMTDTSWDAKVPSTVLSAHRESMIKGHCGLLPDSQVPAMARIQIARDERMARTAELWMSAGKTVLLLAGAEHVKKDRGVPLLLNTSAANNMTVVWMQASTSANQDPTFADVSWLTPPIAPKDYCAELAKSLK is encoded by the coding sequence ATGTTATTTTCTTCCCGTTCTTGCTGGAAGCCATTTTTCTCAGGCATTATGGTGTCAGTATCTTTAACACCTACTTTGGGTCAAGCAGACTGGCGCTTACAATCACAGACATTGCCTACGAGTGAGCTTCTGCTCCTCGGTGAGCAGCACGATGCATCAGAGCATCAGGAGCTCGCTAGATTGAGCGTACAGTCTTTAGCATCCAAACAAAAACTTTCAGCTCTATTGTTAGAGATGGTGGATGATGGTCAGAATACAAAAGGAATGCCAATTGACTCAACTGAGAGCGATGTGCGTGAGCGCTTGAAGTGGGGCGATGCTGGATGGTCTTGGAATAGCTATGGTCCGATAGTGATGCAAGCTGTTCGACTGGGAGTGCCAGTGATTGGGTCTAATTTACCGAACTCAAAGATGAGTGAGGTAATGACTGACACTTCTTGGGATGCCAAAGTCCCAAGTACTGTACTAAGTGCTCACAGGGAAAGTATGATCAAAGGCCACTGTGGGCTTTTGCCCGATTCGCAAGTTCCTGCAATGGCCCGAATTCAGATTGCTCGCGATGAACGAATGGCTCGGACTGCCGAACTATGGATGAGTGCGGGAAAGACTGTATTGTTGCTTGCAGGCGCAGAGCATGTAAAAAAAGATCGTGGTGTACCGCTATTACTTAACACATCAGCAGCAAACAACATGACGGTAGTATGGATGCAAGCTAGTACATCAGCAAATCAAGACCCCACATTTGCTGATGTTAGCTGGCTAACCCCCCCAATAGCACCTAAAGACTACTGTGCCGAATTGGCAAAATCACTAAAGTGA
- a CDS encoding class I SAM-dependent methyltransferase, translating into MNIVRVISLFTLLLAANLTLAQKTPPPGYISIPASADGIGKRYMDREISGVMGWQGAAWLERDKREREERTDLLLDALALQPGMVIADIGAGTGYLSRRMAPLVMPGGKIIALDLQPEMVNILQAEVKRSGLAQIEVRLGTVDDIKLAKNSIDMAIMLDVYHELAYPYEVLSSIMQALKPRGRIVFVEYKAEDARVPIKPLHKMSEAQIKREASIFALGWERTVSTLPWQHVVIFRKKE; encoded by the coding sequence ATGAATATTGTCAGAGTTATTAGTTTATTTACATTATTACTTGCTGCCAATCTCACTCTGGCACAGAAGACGCCCCCGCCAGGTTATATCTCTATACCAGCGAGTGCTGATGGCATTGGTAAGCGCTATATGGATCGTGAAATCTCAGGAGTCATGGGCTGGCAGGGTGCTGCTTGGCTAGAGCGGGATAAACGGGAGCGCGAAGAACGAACGGATTTGTTGCTAGATGCATTGGCTTTACAACCAGGCATGGTTATAGCTGACATCGGTGCAGGCACCGGCTACCTATCACGTCGTATGGCTCCGTTGGTGATGCCAGGCGGAAAAATCATCGCACTAGATTTACAGCCTGAAATGGTCAACATTCTCCAGGCAGAAGTGAAGCGTTCAGGGCTTGCGCAGATCGAAGTAAGGCTGGGTACAGTCGACGATATCAAATTAGCTAAGAACTCCATCGATATGGCTATCATGCTCGATGTGTACCACGAACTGGCCTACCCTTACGAAGTATTGAGTAGCATCATGCAGGCCCTCAAACCCCGAGGTCGTATTGTTTTCGTGGAATACAAAGCAGAGGATGCGCGCGTACCAATTAAACCCTTGCATAAGATGAGTGAGGCACAAATTAAGCGAGAAGCCAGCATTTTTGCTCTGGGATGGGAGCGGACTGTAAGTACACTGCCCTGGCAACATGTTGTGATATTCCGCAAAAAAGAATAG
- a CDS encoding DUF2237 family protein, whose translation MIRKLLCLSLIALSFPVVADKAGSSNVLGQKLAPLKGSQISGFYRDGYCHTDENDPGQHAVAATMTQKFLDYTKSRGNDLQTPIPRSNFAGLKPGDKWCLCTARWIEAEEAGVAPPVNLPATHEAALTLVPLKTLKKYQTQ comes from the coding sequence ATGATTCGTAAATTACTTTGCCTTTCTTTGATTGCCTTATCTTTCCCAGTAGTTGCTGACAAGGCGGGAAGTTCAAATGTCTTAGGGCAAAAACTTGCCCCTCTTAAGGGTAGTCAAATTTCGGGGTTTTATAGAGACGGATACTGTCATACCGATGAGAATGATCCTGGTCAACATGCGGTTGCAGCAACAATGACCCAAAAGTTTCTTGATTACACAAAATCCCGTGGAAATGACCTGCAAACCCCAATACCACGCTCGAATTTTGCAGGTCTAAAGCCTGGAGACAAATGGTGTCTTTGTACTGCCAGATGGATAGAGGCAGAAGAGGCGGGAGTAGCGCCCCCGGTTAATCTGCCGGCAACACATGAGGCAGCTTTGACCCTTGTACCTCTAAAGACTCTAAAAAAATATCAAACTCAATAA
- a CDS encoding alpha/beta hydrolase family protein — protein sequence MIFNFRRQFLKRLPAAALCVAAPSLALYSLCGAAVATEFQIYDIDWFDDVRERVVPIRLYQPSEASATTPVPLVIFSHGIGGSRFGYSYLGRYWASRGLASLHVQHVGSDHTIWFGNPFNLLSRLQEAAQAKEALNRVYDLRFALTRLLKDPLGQTIRSNQIIAAGHSYGANTTLLASGARVSQDDIPVDLGDTRITAAIVISAPRFYGQNAVNSILQAVRLPTLHITSTEDNIQIPGYFSGYPDRLAIFEAIGSERKALAVFEGGSHSMFTDRTLTGGAVLNQQVKQATQELSFDFIGQVLNNQESGIPTWAIRHEAILSKVIA from the coding sequence ATGATTTTTAACTTTAGAAGGCAATTTCTAAAACGGCTTCCAGCTGCAGCACTGTGTGTGGCAGCGCCCTCGCTGGCTTTATATTCACTGTGTGGAGCCGCAGTTGCCACAGAGTTTCAAATCTATGACATCGATTGGTTTGATGATGTCCGTGAACGTGTCGTACCGATACGGCTTTACCAGCCGAGCGAAGCGTCTGCAACTACGCCCGTACCCCTCGTTATTTTTTCCCATGGCATTGGCGGATCTCGCTTTGGTTATAGCTACCTGGGACGCTACTGGGCCAGTCGTGGACTCGCAAGCCTACACGTGCAACACGTTGGCAGTGACCACACAATCTGGTTTGGAAATCCCTTTAATTTGTTATCGAGGCTACAAGAGGCAGCGCAAGCCAAAGAGGCACTTAACCGGGTATATGATTTGCGCTTTGCCTTGACGCGTTTACTCAAAGACCCTCTTGGACAAACAATACGTTCCAATCAGATCATCGCTGCAGGGCATTCCTATGGAGCAAATACAACCCTACTGGCCTCGGGCGCGCGTGTCAGTCAAGACGATATCCCTGTTGACCTAGGTGATACTCGAATTACTGCTGCGATTGTCATTTCGGCTCCGCGTTTTTATGGGCAAAATGCCGTAAATTCAATCTTACAAGCGGTTCGCTTACCTACCTTGCACATTACATCTACAGAGGACAACATTCAAATTCCAGGTTACTTTAGCGGCTATCCGGATCGCTTGGCTATTTTTGAAGCCATCGGCAGTGAACGCAAAGCCTTGGCGGTCTTTGAGGGCGGCTCGCACAGCATGTTTACTGATAGGACCCTAACAGGCGGTGCTGTTTTAAATCAGCAGGTCAAACAGGCGACACAGGAGTTAAGCTTTGATTTTATTGGGCAGGTTTTAAATAACCAAGAATCCGGCATCCCAACATGGGCCATTCGCCACGAAGCAATTTTATCTAAGGTAATTGCGTAA
- a CDS encoding cbb3-type cytochrome c oxidase subunit II translates to MLKKKNGWEMDELRIVGGAMVILAFATALLVLIPYMLLKEIKAPDGLKPYTSEQLAGRQVYIENGCVYCHSQQPRDPSLGPDGKRGWGRPSVASDYKYDTPHLLGTMRTGPDLFNIGARQPSKDWHLGHLYQPRAYTPGSIMPAYPFLFEVRNGPAKEGEEVVNLPPGHTKEGEVVIAKPQALALVQYLQSLNHTYPVLNSQIRETRDSN, encoded by the coding sequence ATGCTTAAAAAGAAAAACGGCTGGGAGATGGATGAGCTACGCATTGTGGGGGGAGCCATGGTCATCCTTGCCTTCGCCACCGCATTACTTGTATTAATCCCTTATATGTTGCTTAAGGAAATTAAAGCGCCTGATGGATTAAAGCCCTATACCTCTGAACAATTAGCTGGTCGTCAGGTATATATTGAGAATGGCTGTGTGTACTGCCATTCGCAACAACCGCGTGATCCCTCCTTGGGGCCAGATGGCAAAAGAGGCTGGGGCAGACCTTCTGTAGCTAGTGACTACAAATATGACACGCCACATTTACTAGGCACCATGAGAACAGGCCCTGATTTATTTAATATCGGCGCTCGTCAACCCAGCAAAGATTGGCACTTAGGGCATCTGTATCAACCCAGAGCCTATACCCCCGGATCTATCATGCCGGCGTATCCCTTCTTATTTGAAGTAAGAAATGGCCCAGCGAAAGAGGGTGAAGAGGTAGTAAATCTCCCTCCAGGCCATACCAAAGAGGGGGAGGTAGTTATTGCAAAGCCTCAAGCGCTTGCGTTGGTTCAATATTTGCAATCGTTGAATCACACCTATCCTGTGCTCAACTCCCAAATCAGAGAGACCCGGGATTCTAATTAA
- a CDS encoding cbb3-type cytochrome c oxidase subunit I, with the protein MDFTAALLLATFLVSLFALFLYIWTMSKGMFGDSMNAALSIFNKNELGTVEDPAATVSQLRELQETVTGKTQLTDDILKEDLRAVSEADQSSSLAVGICLTLAVIWLVLASFAGLISSIKLHSPDWLTQYSWITFGRIRPIHLNLVAYGWCSLAGIGVALFLIPRLLKTKLIGANYAIFGGALWTTGVFLGVVLIATGYSSGLEWLEFPWQVGALLVIGGAFVGVPLWLTLLNRKVDHLYVSVWYIAAGLLWFPTLYLIANIPGLHFGVQQATMNWWFAHNVLGLWFTPIGLATAYYLIPKILGKPIYSYNLSLLGFWSLAFFYSQVGGHHLIGGPVPTWLITMSIVQSMMMTIPVFSVAVNLHMTVLGNFKALIYSPTLRFIVLGTMLYTVASVQGAMEALRSVNQVTHFTHFTVAHAHLGLYGFFSMVMFGAIYFIMPRVMNWEWPYPRLIALHFWLVLIGFSIYIIWLSIGGWLQGLAMLDPDTPFMKSVALTIPYLEARSIGGGLMTLGHLVFAFHFFAMGWKFGPKRLGAALIGTAVANKLWSRLRGKHA; encoded by the coding sequence ATGGACTTTACCGCGGCATTACTGCTAGCCACCTTCCTTGTTTCTCTTTTTGCCCTCTTTCTCTATATCTGGACAATGTCAAAGGGGATGTTTGGGGATAGCATGAATGCAGCACTGTCAATCTTCAACAAGAATGAGCTTGGAACAGTAGAGGACCCAGCGGCAACTGTTTCCCAGTTGCGAGAACTCCAAGAAACGGTTACTGGTAAGACGCAACTAACTGACGACATCCTCAAGGAAGATTTGAGGGCTGTTTCTGAGGCAGACCAATCCAGCTCTCTTGCGGTAGGAATCTGTTTAACTTTAGCAGTTATTTGGCTTGTTTTGGCATCGTTTGCCGGATTAATTTCATCAATTAAATTACATTCGCCTGATTGGTTGACGCAATACAGTTGGATTACTTTTGGACGTATCCGACCCATCCATCTTAATTTAGTGGCGTACGGTTGGTGCTCTCTAGCCGGTATTGGAGTTGCACTTTTTCTCATTCCTCGATTGCTTAAAACTAAACTAATAGGCGCAAATTACGCCATTTTTGGCGGCGCCCTTTGGACAACAGGCGTTTTTCTAGGTGTAGTTTTAATTGCAACGGGATATTCCTCTGGTTTGGAGTGGCTCGAATTTCCTTGGCAAGTTGGTGCTCTGCTCGTTATTGGGGGCGCATTTGTTGGCGTACCTCTCTGGCTGACCTTATTAAATCGCAAGGTAGACCACTTATATGTGTCTGTCTGGTATATAGCTGCAGGTCTTTTATGGTTCCCAACCTTATATTTGATCGCAAATATTCCAGGACTGCACTTTGGAGTTCAGCAAGCCACTATGAATTGGTGGTTTGCCCATAACGTTCTCGGACTCTGGTTTACTCCGATTGGGCTTGCCACTGCCTATTATTTGATTCCTAAAATCTTGGGTAAACCAATTTATTCCTATAACCTATCTCTCTTAGGTTTTTGGAGCCTTGCATTTTTTTATAGCCAGGTTGGCGGCCATCATCTCATTGGCGGTCCAGTACCTACTTGGCTGATTACGATGTCAATCGTGCAAAGCATGATGATGACGATACCCGTCTTTTCAGTAGCAGTGAATTTACATATGACGGTACTCGGGAACTTCAAGGCGCTGATTTATTCACCGACTCTGCGCTTTATTGTATTGGGCACGATGCTCTATACCGTTGCCTCGGTACAGGGAGCAATGGAGGCCTTGCGCTCGGTCAATCAGGTTACTCACTTTACCCACTTTACTGTTGCGCACGCTCACCTAGGACTTTATGGTTTCTTCTCTATGGTGATGTTTGGTGCGATCTATTTCATCATGCCTAGGGTGATGAATTGGGAGTGGCCTTATCCAAGGCTCATTGCATTGCACTTTTGGCTAGTGTTAATTGGATTTTCAATTTATATAATTTGGCTTTCTATTGGCGGTTGGTTGCAAGGCTTGGCTATGTTAGATCCTGATACGCCGTTTATGAAAAGTGTCGCCTTGACTATTCCCTATTTAGAGGCCCGCTCGATTGGCGGGGGGTTGATGACTCTCGGGCATTTGGTATTTGCGTTTCACTTTTTTGCGATGGGGTGGAAGTTTGGACCTAAACGACTCGGGGCTGCTCTAATCGGCACTGCAGTAGCCAATAAGCTTTGGTCTCGCTTAAGGGGCAAACATGCTTAA
- a CDS encoding c-type cytochrome produces MNEENPQSEYSQQIAREKWEPAEGMRPLPWLNTILLGAMLMWGAFYITISPTGVESSYGDRRTLSTLGAPNSSATAAAKQVDGKQIYIGNCAACHQATGLGLAGVFPPLVNSEWVVESPVVLTNILLHGIQGQIKVKGMSYQGVMPAWNSLSDAEIAAVMSYIRSDWGNKAAPITEDDVKKQRELTKARTEPYKNEEEIKSGT; encoded by the coding sequence ATGAATGAAGAAAATCCTCAATCTGAATATAGTCAGCAAATAGCTCGGGAAAAATGGGAGCCTGCCGAGGGCATGCGTCCTCTTCCATGGCTTAACACGATACTTTTAGGTGCCATGCTGATGTGGGGCGCTTTTTACATCACCATTTCCCCAACTGGCGTGGAATCGAGTTATGGTGATCGTAGAACATTGTCTACTTTGGGAGCTCCAAACTCATCAGCTACAGCCGCAGCCAAGCAGGTAGATGGTAAACAAATTTATATCGGGAACTGTGCCGCTTGTCATCAAGCTACTGGACTTGGCTTAGCCGGAGTGTTCCCACCTTTAGTCAACTCCGAGTGGGTGGTAGAGAGCCCCGTTGTTCTCACAAATATTCTGCTCCATGGAATTCAAGGGCAGATTAAGGTGAAAGGAATGAGTTATCAAGGTGTTATGCCTGCCTGGAATAGCCTTTCAGATGCTGAGATTGCAGCTGTAATGAGTTACATACGTTCTGACTGGGGTAACAAGGCTGCACCGATAACCGAAGATGATGTCAAGAAACAAAGAGAGTTAACCAAGGCCAGGACAGAGCCTTATAAAAATGAAGAAGAAATTAAATCCGGAACCTAG
- a CDS encoding IS3 family transposase (programmed frameshift) — MKTSRFTDSQIMAILKQAEAGMPAPELCREHGISIASFYKWRAKYGGMDASMMSRVKELEAENARLKKMYAEVQLQADVLKEGLTKKVTRPSRRREMASQQVHSGRMSIRLACDTFVISQTCYRYHPKLSTDNALIADWLVRLTQNQRNWGFGLCFLYLRNVKGFTWNHKRVYRIYRELELNLRIKPHKRLVREKPVPLAVPEGINDTWSIDFMHDQLHDGRSIRLFNVIDDFNREALAIDIDFSMSAARVVRSLDQVIEWRGKPLKIRCDNGPELVGSVLMQWATSHQIEMTYIQPGKPQQNAYIERYNRTVRYDWLNQYLFESIDEVQDFATDWMWTYNHERPNMGLGGITPKQKLALAVPASTFSLS; from the exons ATGAAAACCTCCCGCTTTACCGATAGCCAAATCATGGCCATCCTCAAACAAGCCGAGGCTGGCATGCCAGCCCCAGAGCTATGCCGTGAACACGGCATTAGCATTGCTAGCTTCTATAAGTGGCGAGCCAAGTATGGCGGCATGGATGCTTCCATGATGTCTCGCGTTAAAGAGCTTGAAGCTGAGAACGCCCGCTTAAAGAAGATGTACGCGGAGGTTCAGCTCCAAGCCGATGTGCTCAAAGAAG GTCTTACAAAAAAAGTAACTCGGCCATCTCGTAGGCGCGAGATGGCCAGCCAACAGGTTCACAGTGGCCGAATGAGCATCCGTTTAGCGTGCGATACCTTTGTCATTAGCCAGACTTGCTATCGCTATCACCCGAAGCTATCGACCGACAATGCCCTCATTGCTGATTGGCTGGTGCGTCTTACTCAGAACCAACGTAACTGGGGTTTTGGGCTTTGCTTCTTGTACTTACGTAATGTGAAGGGCTTTACTTGGAACCATAAGCGGGTCTATCGCATCTACCGGGAGTTAGAACTGAACCTCCGGATTAAGCCCCATAAACGCTTGGTACGCGAGAAGCCTGTGCCATTGGCAGTACCTGAAGGTATCAATGACACCTGGTCCATTGATTTTATGCATGACCAGTTGCACGATGGTAGATCTATCCGCTTGTTTAATGTGATTGATGACTTTAATCGGGAAGCCTTAGCAATCGATATTGATTTTTCCATGTCAGCAGCCAGAGTGGTTCGCTCACTCGATCAAGTGATTGAGTGGCGTGGCAAGCCTTTAAAAATACGTTGCGATAATGGGCCGGAACTAGTGGGTAGCGTGCTCATGCAGTGGGCTACGAGTCATCAAATAGAGATGACTTATATCCAACCAGGTAAGCCACAACAAAATGCGTACATTGAAAGATACAACCGCACCGTACGTTACGATTGGCTTAATCAATACCTCTTTGAATCGATTGATGAAGTTCAAGACTTTGCTACCGATTGGATGTGGACATACAATCATGAAAGACCGAACATGGGCTTAGGTGGAATAACGCCGAAGCAAAAACTAGCACTTGCAGTACCAGCCTCTACTTTTAGCTTAAGTTAA
- a CDS encoding SDR family NAD(P)-dependent oxidoreductase, giving the protein MNILITGTTSGIGRETAIGLALQNCNLFLANRSKEKTDELIKHLANIAPQCKARFIPLELDSLQSVKEAAQTFISLHEPLDILINNAGVLGKKGLTKEGYELAFGTNHLGHFLLTHLLQPTLHKTPHSRIINVASNAHWSAKFSSWDQIRRKATSIAAFTEYGFSKLANIWHINEIATLSQYQSITAYSLHPGVIKTAIWRHIPKPFNLLGSMPTLMNSTAGAKTSLFCALTKEPYQNGQYFSDCKPAGISPLAQDRKLQKELWNLSMEAVSPYLN; this is encoded by the coding sequence ATGAATATTCTTATTACTGGCACCACCTCAGGAATTGGCAGAGAAACTGCCATTGGTTTGGCACTGCAAAACTGTAATTTATTTTTAGCCAATCGCTCCAAAGAAAAGACAGATGAACTCATCAAGCATCTCGCTAATATTGCGCCGCAATGTAAAGCTCGCTTTATACCTCTAGAGTTGGATAGCTTACAGTCAGTAAAAGAAGCAGCTCAAACTTTTATCAGTCTTCATGAGCCCTTGGATATCCTGATCAATAATGCTGGAGTACTCGGTAAAAAAGGATTAACAAAAGAGGGTTATGAGCTTGCGTTCGGAACAAATCACTTGGGGCATTTTCTACTCACGCATTTATTACAACCTACTTTACACAAAACACCTCACTCTAGAATTATTAATGTAGCCAGCAACGCACATTGGTCCGCTAAATTTTCCAGCTGGGATCAAATACGGCGTAAAGCGACATCTATTGCAGCATTTACGGAGTATGGTTTTTCTAAACTAGCCAATATCTGGCATATCAATGAAATTGCTACGCTTTCCCAATATCAAAGTATTACTGCATACAGTTTGCATCCTGGAGTAATTAAAACGGCAATTTGGCGTCATATCCCTAAGCCGTTTAATTTATTAGGTTCTATGCCAACGCTCATGAACTCCACAGCTGGTGCAAAGACTTCTCTCTTTTGCGCTCTTACCAAAGAGCCTTATCAAAATGGCCAATATTTTTCGGATTGCAAACCAGCTGGAATCTCACCGCTTGCTCAAGACCGCAAACTACAGAAAGAATTATGGAATTTAAGTATGGAGGCGGTTAGCCCCTATCTTAACTAA
- a CDS encoding DoxX family protein translates to MKANVRLINLKNYWEKLPDFSTSHILLRIPLAIVFIQQGLSKFPFDPSTGAAFGLPPLVWWFVCFGEVAAGVGLLLGALTTMSPLKDMPVVAELGDLITRFSGITMCCVITGVIWVVVKPESLMQFILNDNLHLFLWVGGLYFGLRGNWAVAVQKKTT, encoded by the coding sequence TTGAAAGCTAATGTGAGATTAATCAACTTAAAAAACTATTGGGAGAAGTTGCCGGATTTTAGTACTAGTCATATTTTATTAAGAATTCCGCTGGCAATAGTATTTATACAGCAAGGCTTAAGTAAATTTCCATTTGACCCTTCCACTGGTGCCGCTTTCGGCTTACCTCCGCTGGTTTGGTGGTTTGTATGCTTTGGCGAAGTTGCCGCTGGTGTTGGATTATTACTTGGTGCGTTAACTACGATGTCACCTCTAAAAGACATGCCAGTGGTAGCTGAGCTAGGAGATTTAATTACGCGTTTTAGTGGTATCACAATGTGTTGTGTAATAACGGGCGTAATCTGGGTAGTTGTAAAGCCTGAAAGCTTAATGCAATTTATTTTGAACGATAACTTACACTTATTTCTGTGGGTAGGTGGTCTTTATTTTGGTTTACGTGGAAATTGGGCTGTTGCTGTTCAGAAAAAAACTACATAA